The genomic DNA CAAGGTCAATGGAGAACAAATTTCAGTTCAGcaaattattgacaaaattctTCAAAGTATGACCCCAAAAAATGAACATATGTTGTTGTTGCTATTGAAGAATCAATTATCGCCGACGAGAACAATAAATCGGGTAGGTTTTGAGTtgggttatttttaattttttttattttttaatcaaagaagaaaaagagagaatataaaataaattagttattttacccttttatttaattaacaataaatgtGGTTAttgttatttctcaaattttagagattttttttttgtaattttgtcaaattttaaggGTGTCCTATTTCATTTGGGACGTGTTTGatagccatttttttttatggaaaagataaaattttcacTCAATTTTTAACTTGTGCATTGTTTGACAGTCATTCTTTTTAGGAAAATCATTTTCCTTACAATGGTCACGTGAGgatattttccttcaaatcatggAAATCAAATTCTTTAGAGGGAAAGAGATGGAATTTTCCTGACAATTGAAAAATGCAGGTGGGCAGGATGAGCGAAAAGGGCTGGGAAGGGGGTGgtgttatttaataaatataaatatatgtataaaaagtgaatatatcaaaaatttaataattaataaatataaatatatgtataaaaagtgaatatgtcaaaattttaataattaataaatataaatatatgtataaaaagtgaatatgtcaaaaattatatataaattatttctttggaaaacaaaaaaaaataattttgtagtttcattttttgagaaaataatttaattaatttaaaatacattattattttaattttttttacaagatttaatattttttaatacattttcatcattaaattccatgaaaaatgtgtcatttttcataaaaaataatgcctatcaaacacgaaataccaggaaaataatcaaattctatgaaaaatattaccaatcaaatactaaaagatgaaaaataacatcatttttcagataaaaaattataccaataaaatagtttaaactttcaatttctagaaatttattttctctacaatttaattatctagaattcattttatttccGCTCAAATTTTACCCTTGCAATCAAAGACACCCTgatgttcttcattttcttggtGTCAATGGAATTTGGTTCGGGCCCATACAAGAGTGGGTGGGCTGGGACCATTACAAATAAATCAGTTTGGCCCATGTAGTTTCGGACAATAATTCTTGACCCGAAATCCAAAGTCCAAATCTGATCGGAGCTTTTAGGCCCCATAATTCCCCTGTCAGCATGCacccccggggggggggggggtgtttggaCACCCTATTTGGCTTGCTCCACTCATGGGGAAGCCGGATTCTGTGTGTCCAAACACTCCAATATAGCTGACGTGTTGTCGCGTAGGTGGGAGGTAGGCCCCACAGGATCGCAATACAGTATACTTTACTCTTTtatgggttttatttttattttttaaatattttgatattggCAGAACAATATATCCAATATATATGGATAGATGCccttaaaaagaataaaaaaaatggataatttagataaaaattgataaattatttatttatgtgatgggttttatttttattttttaaatattttgatattgacAGAACAATATATccaatatatatagatagatgcccttaaaaagaataaaaaaatggataatttagataaaaatgataaattatttatttatgtgatgggttttatttttattttttaattattttgatattgacAGAACAATATATccaatatatatagatagatgcccttaaaaagaataaaaaaatggataatttagattaaaattgataaattatttatttttgtgattaattattatgagagtgatttgaacaaaaaagaaaaataattattacaagaCCGAAAAATTCGTAATAAAGCGAATGGTTGGTTCCACCATTGCCTCTTCCCTGGTTTCAACTGCAACAACAGGAagccactctctctctctctctcgttcccTGTTCCTCTATGCTATGGAAATCTTCGAGTTCGAGACTGTCTCTGCAAAACCCTAGAACCTTTCGTTGTATCTCGCTGTATCCATGATAAAGATCCAGTCTTTTTCTGTCTAAAAGCATCTCcttctttgtctctctctctagagaaccCCAAGAAATGGCTTCTGTCGTCCCATTTCTAGACCTGAATCTCTTCCCGGATCCGCCGGCAGCAACCGGGGCGACCAGCAGTGCTGGGTTGTTAATTCCTAAATTGGAGCCAAAGGTGGAGCCCCTTGATGAGCCAACCCCTGCGCAAACCCAACCTCACCAACCTAATTCTTCGAGCCCTAACCCTAGGCTTTGTTTCAATTCTCTGCCGGATTCTTTTTTCAGTGAATTGAACTCCAACTCCGCCGATTCGGTCCAAGGTACGGACAATTCGCCGGACGGGAAAAATGTCTACTCGGAGTTCCACCGGATTTCGGAGCTTTTCCGAACCGCGTTCGCCAAGCCAATGCAAAAGCAGGAGAGGGTTGAGGTCGCGGTTCCGGATCCGGATTCGAAGGCGATCGTTCCGGTGCCGGATGAGAACACTACGTCGGCGGCCGTCGTGCCGGCGAGACGAAAGTGTAAGCCGCGGTCGTCGGAGTTGGTTAGGGTTATGAATATGGGAGCCGACGACCATAGATACTTCAGGGATGTAGTGAGGAAGACGAGAATGGTATACAATTCACTCCGTGTTTTTGCGGTGGCAGAGGAGGAGAAGCGGTTCGGGAGGCGGTGTCGAGCTGATCTAAAGGCGGCGGCAGTGATGAAGGAACGGGGGCTTGTGGTTGAATCGCGATAGGCGGATTGTGGGTTCAATTCCAGGTGTTTTTGTCGGGGACTTGTTCTTCTTTAGAATGGAATTGTGCGTGGTTGGCTTGCACGGCCAAGCTCAGGCTGGAATTGACTACCTTGGGGCGACCCATAGCTCAAACGGCGAACCAATAGCGACCAGCATAATCGTGTCTGGTGGATACGAAGACGACGATGATCAGGGTGATGTTCTTATATATACTGGCCATGGCGGGCAAGACAAGAACTCCAGGCAATGTGTTCATCAGAAACTGGAAGGTGGAAACCTGGCATTAGAGCGAAGCATGCATTATGGCATTGAGGTGAGGGTGATTCGCGGGTTTAAATATCAAGGAAGCGCCAGTGGTAAGGTTTATGTCTATGATGGGTTATATAGAGTTATTGATTCATGGTTTGATGTGGGTAAGTCTGGTTTTGGAGTATACAAGTACAAGCTTATTAGAATTGAGAATCAACCACTAATGGGCAGTGTTACTCTGAAGTTTGCTTTGACCCTTAGGACCACACCATTATCAGTCAGACCATTGGGTTATGCGAGTCTGGATATTTcgatgaagaaagaaaatatccCAGTTTTTTTATTCAATGATATAGATGCTAACCATGAGCCAATGTATTATCAGTATATTGTTACGGCTATATTTCCACCTTTTGCCTATCATGAGGAAAATAAAGGTTGTGATTGTGTTGCTGGGTGCATGGATGATTGCCCCTGTGCTAGGAAAAATGGGGGTGAGTTTGCTTATGATCAAAATGGTATTCTTGTAAGGGGCAAGCCAGTAATATTTGAGTGCGGGACCCATTGCCGTTGCCTCGCTAGCTGCCGAAATCGTGTTAGCCAAAAGGGGGTGAGGAATAGATTAGAAGTGTTTAGGTCAAATGAAACCGGATGGGGAGTGAGATCGCTAGACTTGATTCAAGCAGGTGCTTTTATTTGCGAGTATGCTGGAGTTGTTTTAACTAAGGAGCAAGCCCAGATTTTTGCAATGAATGGAGATAGTTTGGTGTATCCGAGTCGGTTTGCTGAAACTGAAAGATGGGCTGAATGGGGGGATCTGTCACCAATATTTACTGATTATGTCCGTCCAGCATATCCATCAATTCCTTCATTGGGTTTTGCTATGGATGTATCAAGAATGAGGAACGTTGCTTGCTACATGAGCCACAGTTCAAGTCCTAATGTTATGGTGCAATTTGTGCTCTACGACCACAATAATTTGTTGTACCCACACCTTATGCTATTTGCAATGGAGAATATTCCGCCTTTGAGAGAGCTTAGTCTTGATTATGGAATGGCAGATGAATGGACAGGAAAGCTTCGTATTTGTGCTTAGCTAAATTTTGAGTAGGTTCTGTTTTCAACTGAGGTGCAGGTCAGTGTTTTGGGGTGCCATATACTCAAGGTAAGCTCATGTTCTTTCTGGGTGATTACTTGGTctttaaatttgaactttttgagcTTGTATCCGCAATTATCTGTTTCCTTTTTTGACTGATAGCTGAATTTGGTTCATATTCTTCTATGCCTTGTTTTTGCTTTAGTTCAGTGTCAACTCTCGTATCTATTTTTTGGTGATTTCGTACACATTGGAGGTTAACCTTGCTGGAGATGACAAGAGAAGGTGAAGAAATGACACAGAATATCCTTACCTTTTGCTTTCGTTGAAGGCATACAGGAAAGGGTGAGGGAGagattttgggggggggggggggggggatgtgtCCAAATTTTGTCGTTCTACGTTATTCCAATTATGTTCTGGAGGATTTAATCGGTTGTTATGCATAGCTGTCATGCAGTTGTGCACTTGTGGCCACTGTGATATCAAATGCTTTAACCTATATGCTTTAATTTCCATTTGAATTTCTTATAACCAGCAAGACTATACCCTATAACGTGGAAATTATCTAATTTGTTGGTACACACAATGGTCCAGTGTGTGGCCAAATTTTGCCGTTATACATAATTCCAATTCTATTATGGAGCATTTAATTGGTTGTCATGCATGGTTCTCACAGAGTTTGCACTTGTGaccattttatataaaatgcTTTCAACCTTTGTGGTTGAATTTCCATTTGAATTAAGAACAATAGCTGAAAAGACTATACTATAGAATGGCAGTTTCCTAATTTGTCAATACACTATGGTACAGTATGACGACTCTGAAGAAATAACCATTTGAGTTAACTTGACTTGCTTGTTTGCTTGCATGGGGCTTGAGTTCCTTGCTAAATTTTGCCGTTGTACATGATTCCAATTCTTTTAGGAGCATTTAATCTGATGCTATGCATGGTTGGCATGCAGTTTGACTGGTGTGCACTTGTGGCCATTGTGATATCAAATGCCTGCACCCATATGGTTGAATTTCCTGTTGAGTTAAGAATTATAACAAATGAGACTACACTATAAGATGGCAGTTTTGCTGATTTGTTGGTATACACACAATGGTGCTTGGCTGGCTTGCTCAATGACTGTGACTTCCGGAACTCTGAGTAGAAAAACTACCTCAAGTGATGACTGTTATGCAATTGTTTCCTACATACCCATGATGCCtgtaataaatttaaagaaCTTCTCTTTTGTGGCAGTGGATGACTACATTAAAGGCCATTCAATACCCAATTACAAGCTTATAAAAAGGGAAATTTTCAGATTTCTCTATTGCACTATAGTTGGCAAGTTATGATATTATATGATTGTCATTCCTCTTATATGTACCATATTCTGTAAAAAGCAAATCTCATTTTGATATTAGAAAGGTCAAATGTTATGGTAGTGTTTGTTACTTATAATAGGAGTTTCATCTGAAATTGTGTTGTGGGTTCATGATATTTGCCTTTTAGAGATCtcctgtttttgttttttgtcatttgtttttcttttttgcttaaATATAACATGTAAACCAAACTGaatcattttatttcattaGAAATTGGCATTTGTTGGAACTAGTGCCTTGTCATGCAACAATGTTTTTATGTTTGACATTGAAGATGACTAAGGAGTCCTGtcaatttaattgatatatatatgcaggTGGAAAGTGGACACTCTAAAGCAACATATTTTGTGGACCCAAGTTGTCAGTATCTAATCCTTGGCAAATGCAAGATCCGGTATCAGATTATTAACAAGCTTTTATACTTGCTCTCTGTTGCTGTGGCCTTGTCATTTCATGGTCATAGATCCTAACACTAAAGGTTCCAAATGTTCAAGGGCATGATAAAAAGATGATTATTGGAC from Diospyros lotus cultivar Yz01 chromosome 4, ASM1463336v1, whole genome shotgun sequence includes the following:
- the LOC127800424 gene encoding LOW QUALITY PROTEIN: histone-lysine N-methyltransferase family member SUVH9-like (The sequence of the model RefSeq protein was modified relative to this genomic sequence to represent the inferred CDS: inserted 2 bases in 1 codon), whose amino-acid sequence is MASVVPFLDLNLFPDPPAATGATSSAGLLIPKLEPKVEPLDEPTPAQTQPHQPNSSSPNPRLCFNSLPDSFFSELNSNSADSVQGTDNSPDGKNVYSEFHRISELFRTAFAKPMQKQERVEVAVPDPDSKAIVPVPDENTTSAAVVPARRKCKPRSSELVRVMNMGADDHRYFRDVVRKTRMVYNSLRVFAVAEEEKRFGRRCRADLKAAAVMXRNGGLWLNRDRRIVGSIPGVFVGDLFFFRMELCVVGLHGQAQAGIDYLGATHSSNGEPIATSIIVSGGYEDDDDQGDVLIYTGHGGQDKNSRQCVHQKLEGGNLALERSMHYGIEVRVIRGFKYQGSASGKVYVYDGLYRVIDSWFDVGKSGFGVYKYKLIRIENQPLMGSVTLKFALTLRTTPLSVRPLGYASLDISMKKENIPVFLFNDIDANHEPMYYQYIVTAIFPPFAYHEENKGCDCVAGCMDDCPCARKNGGEFAYDQNGILVRGKPVIFECGTHCRCLASCRNRVSQKGVRNRLEVFRSNETGWGVRSLDLIQAGAFICEYAGVVLTKEQAQIFAMNGDSLVYPSRFAETERWAEWGDLSPIFTDYVRPAYPSIPSLGFAMDVSRMRNVACYMSHSSSPNVMVQFVLYDHNNLLYPHLMLFAMENIPPLRELSLDYGMADEWTGKLRICA